One Triplophysa dalaica isolate WHDGS20190420 chromosome 11, ASM1584641v1, whole genome shotgun sequence genomic window carries:
- the alms1 gene encoding uncharacterized protein alms1 isoform X2, which translates to MDSEEDPANVNRTPAEIPRLQDGQHNLEASRQLTDAQDVGIPLSNMHDKSETFKLLDFQDSQMSPALALLPSLDKSLPFSDSTFFQHTDAEFVALRGFPDLSVISERCPRMNSHVGVADDYHPQETIREQASLSQHPLDVLPALSEAEISCCSLSQHSLSPGDHYKIKEEERVSFEAENKIDRQMEGEEQSASQQLAGVSAVNINSAFASETPLDHPEPTSDQPNTSSMNIQTGLLAGPGSAVEHELQSVLSSSREQPQGGSSSLFQSSAVSNITVRDSRGHSHQTADRLRDQLYKGQVGSISEPGSRHHNGNRSSHSGLFVTPAGAGGMHIPGLQRLVWSAGNATASDGSFLSTHPVSQSTPAVPLVKPPPALTKLSLVHSQEDGVASAAASFQNSHSKTGLISSLDLSVLDQHSFHTGAKSTVTVPSKPSTASQTTPTESQTHTISKQQGSSPAPDVPSSDSQSFYTGTKMKGHVSHLALGRVQSLPSLSYLQKVDAWTANQTSSRSFYDNLALKAFDDVSLKNKSQDSVSGALKLSQDVRQLQLTQAPVSASFSGSGSPRRVDVIGAGVLRGQASESPVNHSHSSLNSVVTSIQRDTGSHRVLAQTDDIIPVLLGKNNRSAALQDKSTVKPSPLASLGRFSDVSSSFNMSSTLSSSHGSYHGEQSMRASVGAGSSVMSLEVDNYAPYWTSRPTSPPQSRELNIEDRIPLYLLNLGIDQSPSTILNPFTLRGPIREPEFSPTDLCTIKGSIGTPTKSTQPSEVDTPQNEAFSSSSQLSADSSASVSYHLSVHQQDQAIGQQSGGTILSQPDTPPRHHSILHPSSNLQHSDTPPSEGSFGPSSELSPDSVAPAVPREEVKEDDPFVGSGTLHEIRRLLGRAESLVSGRSSLTSSPGSHRLSESDTSLVSLGRNTQGCHDGRSLSASGNFSLLLTRSSSDSALKASSASSQGAHQPSTQTDFTSKPDALSLSRDESLKSRDLCVTPRRAEPEGCSAADPDKAKQTAARLTVQSNVPLMTGNFSYNQDDTENAVVGSSGYSPSHASADAESLSDSSSENSLAARVGKLLQSESPVSMVTSRPSTADPEDRLAREWILLKVSGRHCESLELNPEDRKRIEDIKRELLLNTQHTKWSSDSEGSAPSGVGAGSQPGKDFVGMPSMDSHVSDARQKTTQKPLDSNVLLYTPEQRDLEARVHQIALREGFSPPTITSISIATTRHSPSPQLPSDCSLTGTVELGNVDARLDMLQLNGHHKGTDTNPEVFYPQLRHQPGVIPNAFDREEQTEGESKSKGDNEEIIAEDNEENTVKNDSHIVQEMSDVDYNITGRNQIMSGVASDTAPDNKSHLSHIHVTLSPKPKHQSHSVEYHSSRLSSQNSFKDVPLARESPLITSTGTEQQQFNLISHQARSFEHNEQFQIQNKVNPNLQSRYPQAFTSTQKMAGTSRTLAVQAAAVRTLLPYKPHGSSELFYVPQADPELSHDRSDTTVESSHSGSDDAVPPRFNKHILGSRELEDNPVMPKHKEGIYSKRASEPIDSSSASRRTFKESTGRYNSTAPQTSYVSVKDVGDEDHFVPLYMEEDYSTDDLHLHNRTMQEPKLPLEPQHVPSQPIRRSGLNKNRQDRTPHDVSVEISSSLDQLWRRFNEKWSVEDTQPTNEGDTSLLDRLERLSRLIHSTTPTNKTVKQPDRTNRIREKRGDKEEGTRTEEGVERERVAPRQVWAEHEDNPQNVQRCPAERDESSSVSMETSSTMSTIDTERLVRAFGHHRVTSKGLKNSNSLLRLNTINKQKTSRRKPGTKHAAVSTDADNISTDDSTVTPDYLSSSSTLSMNSQSVTTKRSKVKLHSKSVQAGDLEIVINGTRRHTRDVGTIFPSPGASRNDRTPNTHNNGVQGVPVPTASSTNSIQSHSVLKRDSSNKSIQTRYPNGLSWFVTTDELKSDGRKENQPQSEAEPCRSQAWFEPHSKTQPGREPARKAIREPLRERQIQEEQEKPRESRTAVGSDGSDRLSALVRLSLQEALELHRPEFVSRSRERMKRLELLVEERRLQTVFNREREELFNCPAPSLQLIQAAVPRKRVVPRREMVQRSKQKYAQLPEIRKRREEEKRQAEHSSYRLNAQLFNKKVTNHVLGRRAPWQ; encoded by the exons ATGGATTCAGAGGAGGATCCAGCAAATGTAAACAGA ACCCCTGCAGAGATTCCCCGCCTGCAGGATGGACAACATAATTTAGAGGCTTCCAGACAACTCACAGATGCTCAAGATGTTGGGATACCATTAAGTAACATGCATGACAAATCTGAGACCTTTAAACTACTAG attttcaagaCAGCCAGATGTCGCCTGCTCTAGCCCTGCTGCCCTCCTTGGACAAATCTCTTCCTTTTTCCGATTCCACATTTTTTCAGCATACAGATGCTGAATTTGTCGCCCTGAG GGGATTTCCGGATCTGTCCGTTATCTCTGAGAGGTGCCCAAGAATGAACTCACATGTAGGTGTAGCTGATGATTACCATCCCCAAGAGACTATTCGTGAGCAGGCTTCGCTATCCCAGCATCCTTTGGATGTGCTTCCAGCTCTGTCGGAAGCTGAAATTAGCTGCTGTTCGCTTTCCCAGCACAGCCTCTCACCTGGAGACCATTACAAAATCAAGGAAGAAGAGAGGGTTTCATTTGAAGCTGAAAACAAAATTGACAGACAAATGGAAGGAGAAGAGCAGAGTGCCTCTCAGCAGCTTGCAGGAGTGTCTGCTGTTAATATCAATAGTGCATTTGCCTCTGAGACTCCCCTCGATCATCCTGAACCTACATCAGACCAGCCAAACACATCCTCCATGAATATTCAAACAGGCCTTTTGGCCGGACCTGGCAGTGCTGTTGAACATGAATTACAGTCTGTTCTGTCAAGCAGCAGAGAGCAGCCACAAGGGGGATCATCATCTTTATTTCAGAGTTCAGCTGTGTCAAACATTACTGTCCGGGATTCTCGGGGACATTCACATCAAACAGCTGACCGTCTTCGGGATCAACTGTATAAGGGACAGGTAGGCTCAATCTCTGAACCAGGAAGTAGACACCATAATGGGAACAGAAGCTCTCATAGTGGGCTGTTTGTTACACCGGCCGGTGCAGGTGGAATGCATATCCCAGGCCTGCAGAGATTGGTTTGGAGTGCGGGTAATGCAACGGCGTCAGACGGGTCATTCTTGAGCACCCATCCAGTGTCTCAGTCCACCCCTGCAGTGCCCCTTGTGAAACCCCCACCAGCATTGACCAAACTTTCACTTGTACATTCCCAGGAAGATGGTGTTGCCTCTGCTGCTGCATCATTCCAAAACAGTCATTCCAAAACAGGATTAATTTCTTCATTGGATCTGAGTGTTTTGGATCAACATTCCTTTCACACCGGTGCTAAATCAACAGTTACAGTCCCTAGCAAACCTTCAACGGCCTCACAAACGACCCCGACAGAGTCCCAAACACATACCATCTCTAAACAACAAGGATCTTCACCCGCCCCTGATGTGCCAAGCTCAGACAGCCAATCCTTTTACACTGGTACAAAGATGAAAGGTCATGTTTCTCATTTAGCTCTTGGAAGAGTACAGTCTCTTCCCAGCCTAAGCTACTTACAAAAAGTAGATGCTTGGACAGCCAATCAAACTTCCAGCAGATCATTTTATGATAATTTGGCTCTGAAGGCATTCGATGATGTTTCACTCAAGAACAAATCACAGGATTCAGTATCTGGGGCACTGAAACTTTCTCAAGACGTGCGTCAGCTTCAGTTGACTCAGGCACCTGTTTCGGCCTCTTTCTCTGGAAGTGGCTCGCCCCGTCGGGTGGATGTCATTGGGGCGGGTGTGCTTAGAGGTCAAGCGTCTGAGTCACCTGTCAATCACTCTCACTCCTCGCTGAACTCTGTGGTAACCTCTATTCAGAGAGACACGGGTTCACATAGAGTATTAGCACAAACTGATGACATCATTCCAGTACTTTTAGGAAAGAATAATAGGTCAGCTGCGTTACAGGATAAAAGCACTGTCAAGCCCTCCCCTCTCGCCAGTCTTGGTCGCTTCAGTGACGTCTCATCGAGCTTCAACATGAGCAGCACTCTTTCTAGCTCTCACGGCAGTTACCATGGCGAGCAGAGTATGCGGGCATCAGTAGGAGCTGGTTCTTCTGTAATGAGTCTTGAGGTAGACAATTATGCACCATACTGGACTTCCAGACCTACATCTCCCCCTCAGTCGAGAGAGCTCAACATTGAAGACAGGATTCCT TTGTACCTGCTGAATTTAGGAATCGACCAATCACCTTCAACAATCTTAAATCCATTTACGCTTCGGGGGCCAATCAGAGAACCTGAATTCTCTCCAACTGACCTATGCACCATCAAAGGATCCATCGGAACGCCAACAAAAAGCACACAGCCATCTGAAG TTGACACTCCTCAGAATGAGGCATTCTCCAGTTCCAGTCAACTCTCAGCTGACTCCAGCGCTTCTGTCTCATACCACCTGTCTGTGCATCAGCAAGACCAAGCAATCGGTCAGCAAAGTGGTGGGACGATATTGAGTCAACCCGATACTCCACCAAGACATCATTCAATATTACATCCTTCATCAAACTTACAACACTCTGACACCCCTCCAAGTGAAGGTAGCTTTGGCCCCTCAAGCGAGCTCAGTCCAGATTCTGTGGCTCCTGCTGTGCCCAGAGAGGAAGTGAAGGAGGATGATCCTTTTGTGGGCTCTGGCACACTGCATGAAATCAGGCGTTTGCTGGGCCGAGCAGAAAGCCTTGTCTCGGGCAGATCTTCTCTGACGTCCTCTCCCGGGTCCCACCGCCTCTCGGAGAGCGACACCTCCCTTGTTTCTCTAGGCCGAAACACTCAGGGTTGTCATGACGGCAGATCTCTCTCAGCTAGTGGTAACTTTTCCCTACTGTTGACCCGCTCTTCATCCGACTCGGCTTTAAAAGCAAGCTCTGCTTCCTCTCAGGGAGCACATCAACCATCCACACAGACCGACTTTACAAGTAAACCTGATGCCCTCTCGCTCAGCAGAGATGAAAGTTTAAAGTCACGTGACCTCTGTGTGACCCCAAGACGGGCTGAACCTGAAGGATGCAGTGCTGCTGACCCAGATAAAGCGAAGCAAACTGCAGCTCGGTTGACCGTGCAGTCGAATGTTCCATTAATGACAGGAAACTTTTCTTACAACCAGGATGACACTGAGAATGCTGTGGTTGGCTCCTCTGGGTATAGTCCATCCCATGCATCAGCCGATGCTGAAAGTCTGAGTGACAGCAGCAGCGAGAATTCATTGGCTGCAAGAGTTGGCAAGTTACTGCAGAGTGAGTCACCTGTTTCTATGGTAACAAGCCGGCCAAGCACTGCTGACCCAGAGGATAGGCTTGCCCGAG AATGGATCCTATTGAAGGTTTCTGGCCGCCACTGTGAAAGTTTAGAGCTAAACccagaagacagaaagagaattGAAGACATCAAAAGAGAGCTTCTACTGAACACCCAACACACCAAG TGGAGCTCAGATTCAGAGGGAAGTGCCCCGTCCGGTGTTGGTGCTGGATCTCAGCCTGGGAAAGATTTTGTTGGCATGCCCAGTATGGATAGTCATGTCTCAGATGCGCGACAGAAAACCACTCAGAAACCTTTGGATTCCAATGTTCTACTCTACACCCCTGAACAACGGGATCTGGAAGCCAGAGTTCACCAGATTGCTCTCCGGGAGGGGTTCAGCCCACCAACTATAACTTCTATTTCTATAGCAACCACTCGACATAGTCCATCTCCACAGTTGCCTTCAGATTGCTCTCTTACTGGTACCGTGGAACTGGGTAATGTTGATGCCAGGCTAGACATGTTACAGCTCAATGGTCACCACAAAGGAACAGATACCAATCCTGAGGTATTTTATCCACAACTGAGACATCAACCGGGTGTAATCCCAAATGCATTTGACAGAGAGGAACAAACGGAGGGTGAGAGCAAATCAAAAGGGGATAATGAAGAAATTATAGCTGAAGATAACGAAGAAAATACTGTCAAGAATGACTCTCACATTGTCCAAGAAATGTCTGATGTGGATTATAATATCACAGGCAGAAACCAGATTATGTCCGGTGTTGCTTCAGACACGGCTCCTGATAATAAATCCCACCTCTCTCACATACACGTCACTTTATCCCCCAAACCAAAACACCAGTCTCATTCTGTCGAATATCACTCAAGCAGGTTGTCCAGTCAGAACAGCTTCAAAGATGTCCCACTCGCTAGAGAGTCCCCCTTAATTACAAGCACTGGAACTGAACAACAGCAGTTCAATTTAATATCACATCAAGCCAGGTCATTTGAGCACAATGAACAGTTTCAAATCCAAAATAAAGTCAATCCAAACCTACAGTCCAGATATCCTCAGGCCTTTACATCAACTCAAAAAATGGCAGGGACGTCCAGAACTCTCGCTGTCCAAGCAGCAG CTGTCCGTACACTGTTGCCTTACAAACCGCATGGTAGCTCCGAGCTGTTCTATGTCCCGCAGGCTGATCCAGAGCTTTCTCATGATCGCTCTGACACAACTGTGGAAAGCTCCCATTCGG GATCCGATGATGCTGTGCCACCGCGcttcaataaacacattttgggTTCCAGAGAGTTAGAAGACAACCCAGTTATGCCAAAGCACAAGGAAGGCATCTACAGTAAGAGAGCCAGTGAACCAATAG ATTCATCCAGTGCGTCTAGGAGGACTTTTAAAGAATCTACCGGCCGATATAACAGTACTGCTCCTCAAACATCTTATGTCTCAGTGAAGGACGTGGGTGATGAAGATCATTTTGTCCCCTTGTACATGGAGGAAGATTACAGCACAGATGATTTGCACCTTCATAACAGGACCATGCAGGAGCCGAAATTACCCCTAGAACCACAGCATGTACCttctcaaccaatcagaaggTCTGGATTAAACAAGAACAGGCAGGACAGAACGCCGCATGATGTTAGTGTAGAGATTAGCAGTTCTTTAGACCAACTCTGGCGTCGCTTCAATGAGAAATGGAGCGTGGAAGATACCCAACCCACTAATGAGGGGGATACGTCTTTGCTTGATAGACTAGAGCGTCTGTCTCGTCTCATTCACAGTACCACTCCAACAAACAAAACTGTCAAACAACCAGACCGCACCAATAGAATTCGTGAAAAAAGGGGAGATAAGGAGGAGGGAACAAGAACTGAGGAAGgtgtggagagagaaagagtggcTCCACGACAAGTATGGGCTGAGCATGAAGACAACCCTCAGAATGTGCAGCGTTGTCCTGCTGAGAGAGATGAGTCTTCAAGTGTGTCCATGGAAACGAGCAGTACCATGTCCACTATTGACACAGAGCGACTGGTTCGAGCTTTCGGACATCACCGTGTCACAAGCAAAGGACTGAAAAACAGTAACAGTTTGCTCAGACTTAATAccatcaataaacaaaaaacaagcagGAGGAAACCAGGTACAAAACATGCTGCAGTGTCTACTGATGCAGACAACATCAGCACAGATGACTCCACA GTAACTCCTGATTATTTGTCATCTTCAAGCACTCTCTCGATGAATTCTCAAAGTGTCACTACCAAGAGATCAAAGGTCAAACTGCACAGCAAAAGCGTACAAGCAG GTGATTTGGAGATTGTGATAAATGGCACACGCAGACACACTCGGGATGTAGGCACCATCTTTCCCTCTCCTGGTGCTTCCAGGAATGACCgtacaccaaacacacacaacaatggTGTTCAGGGGGTTCCTGTTCCCACTGCGTCCTCAACTAATTCCATTCAATCCCATTCAGTTCTGAAGAGAGACTCCAGCAACAAGAGCATCCAGACCCGTTACCCTAATG GTTTGTCATGGTTTGTCACAACGGATGAGTTGAAGTCTGATGGGCGTAAGGAAAACCAGCCACAGAGTGAAGCAGAGCCTTGCCGGAGTCAGGCCTGGTTTGAGCCTCATAGTAAGACCCAACCCGGTAGAGAACCAGCTAGGAAAGCTATAAGAGAACCGCTTAGAGAGAGACAGATCCAGGAGGAGCAAGAGAAACCAAGAGAATCTAGAACAGCTGTAGGGAGTGATGGCAGTGACAGGCTCTCAGCTCTTGTTCGGCTGTCACTGCAG GAAGCTCTAGAGCTCCATAGACCGGAGTTTGTGTCTAGATCACGAGAACGAATGAAGCGGCTGGAGTTACTGGTTGAGGAGAGGAGGTTACAGACTGTCTtcaacagagaaagagaagagcTCTTCAACTGCCCAGCACCATCACTTCAACTTATTCAAG CTGCGGTGCCCCGAAAGCGAGTTGTTCCGAGGAGAGAGATGGTCCAGCGATCCAAACA GAAATATGCTCAACTTCCGGAAATCCGAAAAAGGAGGGAGGAGGAGAAAAGACAAGCAGAGCACAGCTCCTATCGCCTTAATGCTCAACTCTTTAACAAG AAAGTCACCAATCATGTGTTGGGGAGGAGAGCACCCTGGCAGTGA